A window from Streptomyces subrutilus encodes these proteins:
- the cobA gene encoding uroporphyrinogen-III C-methyltransferase, with protein MADTPAYPVGLRLAGRRVVVIGGGQVAQRRLPALIAAGADVLLVSPSATPSVDAMAETGEIRWERRRYRDGDLAGAWYALIATQNREDNERASAEAERERVWCVRADDASAATAWTPATGRVEGVTVAVLTGNDPRRSAAVRDAVVDGLREGTLAAPGHRHRSTPGVALVGGGPGDPDLITVRGRRLLAEADVVIADRLGPRDLLDELPPHVEVIDAAKIPYGRFMAQEAINNALIEHAKAGKAVVRLKGGDPYVFGRGMEELQALAEVGIPCTVVPGISSSISVPGAAGIPVTHRGVAHEFTVVSGHVGPDDPRSLVDWASLAKLTGTLVILMGVDKIGLIAEALVRHGRPAETPVAVVQEGTTAAQRRVDATLATVGERVRAEQVRPPAVIVVGEVVRVGTPSLPTAGA; from the coding sequence ATGGCCGACACCCCCGCCTACCCCGTAGGACTCCGCCTGGCCGGCCGCCGTGTCGTCGTCATCGGCGGCGGACAGGTCGCCCAGCGCCGCCTGCCCGCGCTCATCGCGGCCGGCGCGGACGTCCTGCTGGTCTCCCCGTCGGCGACGCCCTCGGTGGACGCGATGGCGGAGACGGGCGAGATCCGCTGGGAGCGCCGCCGCTACCGGGACGGCGACCTCGCCGGCGCCTGGTACGCCCTGATCGCCACCCAGAACCGCGAGGACAACGAGCGCGCCTCCGCCGAGGCCGAACGCGAGCGCGTCTGGTGCGTCCGCGCCGACGACGCCTCCGCCGCCACCGCCTGGACCCCGGCCACCGGCCGCGTCGAGGGCGTCACCGTCGCCGTCCTGACCGGCAACGACCCGCGCCGCTCCGCCGCCGTCCGCGACGCGGTCGTCGATGGCCTGCGCGAGGGGACCCTCGCCGCCCCCGGCCACCGCCACCGCTCCACCCCCGGCGTCGCCCTCGTCGGCGGCGGGCCGGGCGACCCCGACCTGATCACCGTGCGCGGCCGCCGCCTGCTCGCCGAGGCCGACGTGGTCATCGCGGACCGGCTCGGCCCCCGCGACCTGCTCGACGAGCTCCCCCCGCACGTCGAGGTCATCGACGCCGCGAAGATCCCGTACGGCCGGTTCATGGCCCAGGAGGCCATCAACAACGCCCTGATCGAGCACGCCAAGGCCGGCAAGGCCGTGGTCCGGCTCAAGGGCGGCGACCCGTACGTCTTCGGCCGCGGCATGGAGGAGCTCCAGGCCCTCGCCGAGGTCGGCATCCCCTGCACCGTCGTCCCCGGCATCTCCAGCTCGATCTCGGTGCCCGGAGCCGCCGGCATCCCGGTCACCCACCGCGGTGTCGCCCACGAGTTCACCGTGGTCAGCGGCCACGTCGGCCCGGACGACCCGCGCTCCCTGGTGGACTGGGCCTCCCTCGCCAAGCTCACCGGCACCCTGGTGATCCTGATGGGCGTCGACAAGATCGGCCTGATCGCCGAGGCCCTCGTCCGGCACGGCCGGCCGGCCGAGACCCCGGTCGCGGTCGTCCAGGAGGGCACCACGGCCGCCCAGCGCCGCGTCGACGCCACCCTCGCCACGGTCGGCGAGCGGGTCCGCGCCGAGCAGGTCCGCCCGCCGGCCGTGATCGTCGTCGGCGAGGTCGTCCGCGTCGGAACACCGTCCCTCCCCACCGCCGGCGCCTGA
- a CDS encoding TrmH family RNA methyltransferase, which produces MADLITVEDPDDPRLRDYTGLTDVELRRRREPAEGLFIAEGEKVIRRAKDAGYEMRSMLLSAKWVDVMRDVIDELPAPVYAVSPELAERVTGYHVHRGALASMQRKPLPTAEELLTTARRVVVMEAVNDHTNIGAIFRSAAALGMDAVLLSPDCADPLYRRSVKVSMGAVFSVPYARLDAWPKSLDSVRGAGFKLLALTPHQKASPIDVAAPQSLDRVALMLGAEGDGLSTQALVAADEWVRIPMAHGVDSLNVGAAAAVAFYAVAQGRP; this is translated from the coding sequence GTGGCTGATCTCATCACCGTCGAAGACCCCGACGACCCGCGCCTGCGCGACTACACCGGCCTGACCGACGTCGAACTCCGGCGCCGGCGCGAGCCCGCGGAGGGCCTGTTCATCGCCGAGGGCGAGAAGGTCATCAGACGGGCCAAGGACGCCGGGTACGAGATGCGCTCGATGTTGCTCTCCGCCAAGTGGGTCGACGTCATGCGCGACGTCATCGACGAGCTCCCGGCGCCGGTGTACGCGGTCAGTCCCGAGCTCGCCGAACGCGTCACCGGCTATCACGTGCACCGCGGAGCCCTCGCCTCCATGCAGCGCAAACCGCTGCCCACGGCGGAGGAACTGCTCACCACCGCCCGCCGGGTGGTCGTCATGGAAGCGGTCAACGACCACACCAACATCGGGGCGATCTTCCGCAGCGCCGCAGCCCTCGGCATGGACGCGGTGCTGCTCTCGCCCGACTGCGCCGACCCGCTCTACCGCCGTTCGGTGAAGGTCTCGATGGGCGCCGTGTTCTCCGTGCCCTACGCCCGCCTGGACGCCTGGCCCAAGAGCCTGGACTCGGTGCGCGGGGCGGGATTCAAACTGCTGGCCCTGACGCCGCACCAGAAGGCCTCGCCCATCGACGTGGCCGCCCCGCAGTCCCTGGACCGGGTCGCCCTGATGCTGGGCGCCGAGGGCGACGGCCTCTCCACGCAGGCGCTCGTGGCCGCCGACGAATGGGTGCGCATCCCGATGGCGCACGGCGTCGACTCGCTCAACGTGGGCGCGGCCGCGGCCGTCGCCTTCTACGCGGTGGCCCAGGGCCGCCCGTAG
- a CDS encoding serine/threonine-protein kinase, translated as MAMMRLRREDPRVVGSFRLHRRLGAGGMGVVYLGSDRRGQRVALKVIRPDLAEDQEFRSRFAREVSAARRIRGGCTARLVAADLDAERPWFATQYVPGPSLHDKVAEEGPLAAAQIAAIGAALSEGLVAVHEAGVVHRDLKPSNILLSPKGPRIIDFGIAWATGASTLTHVGTAVGSPGFLAPEQVRGAAVTPATDVFALGATLAYAATADSPFGHGSSEVMLYRVVHEEPHLVGVPDALAPLVQACLAKDPEDRPTTLQLSMRLKEIAAREAQGLSDGRPPAQRARTERPSGRRPEGTERLERYADQPTERRTGSSTAPRPQGGPQSRPSSARHPGGPPSRPTAGRTGGRTAPRTTGAGRRPSRPDPKLMRQRLIVFVVVTLIVALGIAAAQKL; from the coding sequence ATGGCGATGATGCGGCTCCGGCGCGAGGACCCGCGTGTCGTCGGCTCGTTCAGACTGCACCGGCGGCTCGGCGCCGGCGGCATGGGCGTGGTCTACCTGGGATCGGACCGGCGCGGCCAGCGCGTCGCGCTCAAGGTCATCCGGCCCGACTTGGCCGAGGACCAGGAGTTCCGCTCGCGGTTCGCCCGCGAGGTGTCGGCGGCCCGGCGCATCAGGGGCGGCTGCACGGCCCGCCTGGTGGCGGCGGACCTCGACGCCGAACGGCCCTGGTTCGCGACGCAGTACGTGCCCGGCCCCTCCCTGCACGACAAGGTGGCGGAAGAGGGCCCGCTCGCGGCCGCGCAGATCGCCGCCATCGGCGCAGCGCTCTCCGAGGGGCTCGTCGCCGTGCACGAGGCCGGGGTCGTCCACCGCGACCTGAAACCCTCGAACATCCTGCTCTCCCCCAAAGGCCCGCGGATCATCGACTTCGGGATCGCCTGGGCCACCGGGGCGAGCACCCTCACCCACGTGGGCACGGCGGTCGGCTCCCCCGGCTTCCTGGCGCCCGAGCAGGTGCGCGGCGCCGCCGTCACCCCGGCCACCGACGTGTTCGCGCTCGGGGCCACCCTCGCCTACGCGGCGACCGCCGACTCGCCCTTCGGACACGGCAGTTCCGAGGTCATGCTGTACCGCGTGGTGCACGAGGAGCCGCACCTGGTGGGGGTGCCGGACGCGCTCGCCCCGCTGGTGCAGGCCTGTCTGGCGAAGGATCCCGAGGACCGGCCGACCACGCTCCAGCTCTCCATGCGGCTCAAGGAGATCGCGGCCCGCGAGGCCCAGGGGCTGTCGGACGGGCGCCCGCCGGCGCAGCGCGCCCGCACCGAGCGGCCCTCGGGCCGCCGGCCCGAGGGGACGGAGCGGCTGGAGCGGTACGCGGACCAGCCCACGGAGCGGCGTACCGGCAGCTCGACCGCGCCCCGGCCCCAGGGCGGCCCGCAGTCGCGGCCCTCGTCCGCACGCCATCCGGGCGGCCCGCCGTCCCGGCCGACCGCGGGCCGCACGGGCGGCCGTACGGCGCCGCGCACCACGGGGGCGGGACGGCGGCCGTCCCGGCCCGACCCGAAGCTGATGCGGCAGCGGCTGATCGTCTTCGTGGTGGTCACCCTGATCGTCGCGCTGGGCATCGCGGCGGCGCAGAAGCTCTGA
- a CDS encoding phosphotransferase: protein MTGDDSGWRRPADRGAEDRTSRTGLPAALAAWGRSGAPAPYTLLADRPDGTVVRCGDTVAKAHAADSDPDALGVRLRIAASAPLAGVLLPPLRTGTVRARPASLWPYGAPVDPEHPELAPWEAAGRLLAALHLTPLGSLPGPVPPMRGPAKLARALDRLARAQTTADHRPPGGTGPPAADAPFAAPAATAAPPSCVRRPVAGIPHPAGTAAVRAAARSLPAWVRGEAPAPVGAALCHGDLHLGQLVRSPAPAGPWLLIDVDDLGVGTPAWDLARPAAWYAAGLLDPGDWLRFLDAYRCAGGPAAGPPGSDPWPELDLAARALTVQTAALALAKAAEDGRRLDGGERLVVDACARIAALPADLEYGLPS from the coding sequence ATGACCGGCGACGACAGCGGCTGGCGCCGCCCGGCGGACCGGGGAGCCGAGGACCGCACGAGCCGCACCGGACTGCCCGCCGCCCTCGCGGCCTGGGGCCGCTCCGGCGCGCCCGCCCCGTACACGCTCCTCGCCGACCGGCCCGACGGGACCGTGGTGCGCTGCGGGGACACCGTGGCGAAGGCGCACGCCGCCGACAGTGACCCGGACGCCCTCGGCGTACGCCTGCGGATCGCGGCGAGCGCACCGCTGGCCGGAGTGCTGCTGCCCCCGCTGCGCACCGGGACCGTACGCGCGCGGCCCGCCTCCCTGTGGCCGTACGGCGCCCCGGTGGACCCGGAGCACCCCGAGCTCGCCCCCTGGGAGGCGGCCGGCCGGCTCCTGGCCGCCCTGCACCTGACCCCGCTCGGCTCGCTCCCCGGCCCCGTCCCGCCGATGCGCGGCCCCGCCAAGCTCGCCCGCGCCCTGGACCGCCTCGCCCGCGCGCAAACCACCGCCGACCACCGCCCGCCCGGCGGCACCGGGCCGCCGGCCGCCGACGCCCCGTTCGCCGCGCCGGCGGCCACCGCGGCCCCGCCCTCCTGCGTCCGCCGCCCGGTCGCGGGCATCCCGCACCCGGCCGGGACGGCCGCCGTGCGCGCCGCCGCCCGGTCCCTGCCCGCCTGGGTGCGGGGCGAGGCACCGGCCCCGGTCGGGGCCGCGCTCTGCCACGGGGACCTGCACCTGGGGCAGTTGGTCCGCTCGCCCGCCCCGGCCGGGCCCTGGCTGCTGATCGACGTCGACGACCTCGGCGTCGGCACGCCCGCCTGGGACCTGGCCCGCCCCGCCGCCTGGTACGCCGCGGGCCTGCTCGACCCCGGGGACTGGCTGCGCTTCCTCGACGCCTACCGCTGCGCCGGCGGCCCGGCCGCCGGCCCGCCCGGCAGCGATCCCTGGCCCGAACTGGACCTCGCCGCCCGCGCGCTCACCGTGCAGACGGCCGCCCTGGCCCTGGCCAAGGCAGCGGAGGACGGCCGCCGACTCGACGGCGGTGAGCGGCTGGTGGTGGACGCCTGCGCCCGAATCGCCGCCCTTCCGGCCGACTTGGAGTACGGGCTTCCGTCGTAG
- a CDS encoding zf-TFIIB domain-containing protein has translation MQCPKCHAMMHTYTRNGVQIEQCSGCRGIFLDYGELEALTRLEAQYTGQQYGQAPPPAAPPAPYPPQHAAPVWGAPHHGGHGHGHRKGGFGRMLFSS, from the coding sequence ATGCAGTGTCCGAAGTGTCACGCGATGATGCACACCTACACGCGCAACGGCGTCCAGATAGAACAGTGCAGCGGCTGCCGCGGCATCTTCCTGGACTACGGCGAGCTGGAGGCGCTGACCCGGCTGGAGGCCCAGTACACCGGCCAGCAGTACGGACAGGCCCCGCCCCCCGCGGCCCCGCCGGCCCCCTACCCGCCCCAGCACGCGGCCCCCGTCTGGGGCGCACCCCACCACGGCGGTCACGGGCACGGCCACCGCAAGGGTGGCTTCGGCCGGATGCTGTTCTCCTCCTGA
- a CDS encoding chorismate-binding protein: MHDLPPLARFGGLLATDLRDVTSDPAALDSTGFWAVAADFEGRLVCARFGDVRPDPVPAPVPGAWRGPGADDWTSSLDRAAYVSGVRRIREHIAAGEVYQANLCRVLSAPLPDPAGADVDALTALLARGNPAPYAGTIRLPAHGVETATASPELFLRRTGRRVESGPIKGTGRTAADLLPKDHAENVMIVDLVRNDLGRVCATGSVTVPELCAVEEHPGLVHLVSTVSGELADGAGWPELLAATFPPGSVTGAPKSSALRIIEALETAPRGPYCGGIGWVDADRGAAELAVGIRTFWIDRTLPGGPRLLFGTGAGITWGSDPDREWAETELKAARLLRVASGSHEATGAHGTNGMSGGTVR, from the coding sequence GTGCACGACCTGCCTCCCCTCGCCCGCTTCGGCGGCCTCCTCGCGACCGACCTCCGCGACGTCACCAGCGACCCCGCCGCCCTCGACTCCACCGGGTTCTGGGCGGTCGCGGCCGACTTCGAAGGGCGGCTGGTCTGCGCGCGCTTCGGGGACGTGCGCCCCGACCCCGTCCCGGCGCCCGTCCCGGGTGCCTGGCGCGGACCCGGCGCCGACGACTGGACCTCCTCGCTCGACCGGGCCGCGTACGTCTCCGGCGTCCGCCGCATCCGCGAGCACATCGCCGCGGGCGAGGTCTACCAGGCCAACCTCTGCCGGGTGCTGTCCGCCCCGCTGCCCGACCCGGCGGGCGCGGACGTGGACGCCCTCACCGCGCTGCTGGCCCGGGGCAACCCGGCCCCGTACGCAGGAACGATTCGGCTCCCCGCGCACGGCGTCGAGACGGCCACCGCCTCCCCGGAGCTCTTCCTGCGCCGCACGGGCCGCCGCGTGGAGTCCGGTCCGATCAAGGGCACCGGCCGCACCGCCGCCGACCTGCTCCCCAAGGACCACGCCGAGAACGTCATGATCGTGGACCTGGTCCGCAACGACCTCGGCCGGGTCTGCGCCACCGGCTCCGTCACCGTCCCCGAGCTGTGCGCGGTCGAGGAGCACCCCGGCCTGGTCCACCTGGTCTCCACCGTCAGCGGCGAACTCGCCGACGGGGCCGGGTGGCCCGAACTGCTCGCCGCCACCTTCCCGCCCGGGTCCGTCACCGGCGCGCCCAAATCCTCCGCCCTGCGGATCATCGAGGCCCTGGAGACCGCCCCCCGCGGCCCCTACTGCGGGGGCATCGGCTGGGTCGACGCCGACCGCGGCGCCGCCGAGCTCGCCGTGGGCATCCGCACCTTCTGGATCGACCGCACGCTCCCCGGCGGGCCCCGCCTGCTCTTCGGCACCGGCGCTGGCATCACCTGGGGCTCCGACCCGGACCGCGAATGGGCGGAGACCGAGCTCAAGGCCGCCCGGCTGCTGCGGGTAGCGTCAGGGAGCCATGAGGCCACTGGTGCCCATGGGACGAACGGCATGAGCGGAGGAACCGTACGGTGA
- a CDS encoding aminotransferase class IV, producing the protein MKIWLDGALRDADEAKVSVFDHGLTVGDGVFETLKAQHGEAFALTRHLERLTRSARGLGLPDPDADEVRRACAAVLAANPMPLGRLRVTYTGGVSPLGSDRGDAAPTLIAAMAPSARRPDTTAVVTVPWVRNERSGVTGLKTTSYAENVVALAAAHRAGASEALLANTVGRLCEGTGSNVFVVLDGELHTPPLASGCLAGITRDLVVEWAGAKETDLPFEALAEAEEVFLTSSLRDVQAVVRIDGRDTGSGPGPVTAEAVRAFAARSAADLDP; encoded by the coding sequence GTGAAGATCTGGCTCGACGGAGCACTGCGGGACGCGGACGAGGCGAAGGTGTCCGTGTTCGACCACGGACTGACCGTGGGCGACGGCGTCTTCGAGACGCTCAAGGCGCAGCACGGCGAGGCCTTCGCGCTCACCCGCCACCTGGAGCGGCTGACCCGCTCGGCCCGCGGCCTCGGCCTGCCCGACCCCGATGCGGACGAGGTGCGCCGGGCCTGCGCGGCCGTCCTGGCCGCCAACCCGATGCCGCTCGGCCGGCTGCGCGTGACCTACACCGGCGGCGTCTCCCCGCTCGGATCCGACCGCGGCGACGCCGCGCCCACCCTGATCGCGGCGATGGCCCCCTCCGCCCGCCGCCCGGACACCACGGCGGTCGTCACCGTGCCCTGGGTCCGCAACGAACGCTCCGGGGTGACCGGCCTGAAGACCACCTCCTACGCGGAGAACGTCGTCGCCCTCGCCGCCGCCCACCGGGCCGGAGCCTCCGAGGCACTGCTCGCCAACACGGTCGGACGGCTCTGCGAGGGCACCGGCTCCAACGTCTTCGTCGTCCTCGACGGCGAACTGCACACCCCGCCGCTCGCCTCCGGCTGCCTGGCCGGCATCACCCGCGACCTCGTCGTCGAGTGGGCCGGCGCCAAGGAGACCGACCTGCCGTTCGAGGCGCTGGCCGAAGCCGAGGAGGTCTTCCTGACCTCCTCGCTGCGCGACGTCCAGGCCGTGGTGCGGATCGACGGTCGGGACACGGGCTCCGGCCCCGGCCCGGTCACCGCCGAGGCCGTGCGGGCCTTCGCGGCCCGCTCCGCCGCCGACCTCGACCCGTAG
- a CDS encoding GNAT family N-acetyltransferase — protein sequence MTTTLRPTQPLRHHGDGARSRTYEVRVNSRHVGTLELSIASGSRPWVGLIRDLRIEEPDRRRGRGTVAALAAEEVLRGWHCTCVAVSVPADAREALRMAESLGYRETGRVMVKELPAGPPALPDGSRGRAMTPAEFDAWLEPAVVAYGRNLTAPGMTAEQGVAASRAEHARMLPAGRETPGASFHVLEGPGGGVLGTLWVGERDLPGRGPVPYVYDVEVAPGHRRRGHGRSLMLLAEHAALAAGARSLGLHVSEGNTPARRLYESLGYRDTSVNAIKQLI from the coding sequence GTGACCACCACCCTGCGGCCGACCCAGCCGCTCCGCCACCACGGCGACGGCGCCCGTTCACGGACCTACGAGGTCCGGGTGAACAGCCGCCACGTCGGCACCCTCGAACTGTCGATCGCCTCCGGCTCCCGCCCCTGGGTCGGGCTGATCCGGGACCTGCGGATCGAGGAGCCGGACCGGCGGCGCGGGCGCGGCACCGTCGCCGCGCTCGCCGCCGAGGAGGTGCTGCGGGGCTGGCACTGCACCTGCGTCGCCGTGTCCGTGCCCGCGGACGCGCGCGAAGCGCTGCGGATGGCGGAGTCCCTCGGCTACCGGGAGACCGGCCGGGTCATGGTCAAGGAGCTGCCGGCCGGACCGCCCGCGCTCCCGGACGGCAGCCGGGGCCGGGCGATGACCCCGGCCGAGTTCGACGCGTGGCTGGAGCCCGCCGTCGTCGCGTACGGCCGCAACCTCACCGCCCCCGGCATGACCGCCGAGCAGGGCGTCGCCGCCTCCCGCGCGGAGCACGCCCGGATGCTGCCGGCGGGGCGCGAGACCCCCGGCGCTTCCTTCCACGTCCTGGAGGGGCCCGGCGGCGGTGTGCTGGGCACCCTGTGGGTGGGGGAGCGGGACCTGCCGGGCCGCGGCCCCGTCCCCTACGTGTACGACGTCGAGGTCGCCCCCGGCCACCGCCGCCGCGGCCACGGACGCAGCCTGATGCTGCTGGCCGAGCACGCTGCCCTGGCCGCGGGCGCCCGGAGCCTGGGCCTGCACGTGTCCGAGGGGAACACCCCGGCCCGTCGGCTGTACGAGTCCCTCGGCTACCGGGACACGTCGGTCAACGCGATCAAACAGCTGATCTAG
- a CDS encoding DsbA family protein: MTDSVILDVWCELQCPDCLTALDDVRALRARYGDRLDIRLRHFPLEKHKHSFAAAQAAEEAVEQGQGWPYAEAVLARTAELAGRGEPVLLDVARELGLDVEEFDTALIDGRHILIVDADQAEGKAIGVTGTPTYVIGGERLDGGASQDGLRARVEEIADRLLAGAPADDAS, from the coding sequence ATGACCGATTCCGTGATCCTCGACGTCTGGTGCGAACTGCAGTGCCCGGACTGCCTCACCGCCCTGGACGACGTACGCGCCCTGCGGGCCCGCTACGGCGACCGGCTGGACATCCGGCTGCGCCACTTCCCCCTGGAGAAGCACAAGCACTCCTTCGCCGCGGCCCAGGCCGCCGAGGAGGCCGTGGAGCAGGGGCAGGGCTGGCCGTACGCCGAGGCCGTGCTGGCCCGTACCGCGGAGCTGGCCGGGCGGGGGGAGCCGGTGCTGCTGGACGTGGCGCGCGAACTGGGCCTGGACGTGGAGGAGTTCGACACCGCCCTGATCGACGGACGGCACATCCTGATCGTCGACGCCGACCAGGCCGAGGGCAAGGCGATCGGCGTCACCGGCACCCCGACGTACGTGATCGGCGGCGAGCGGCTCGACGGCGGGGCGAGCCAGGACGGCCTGCGCGCCCGCGTCGAGGAGATCGCCGACCGCCTGCTGGCCGGGGCGCCGGCCGACGACGCGTCCTAG
- a CDS encoding CGNR zinc finger domain-containing protein codes for MQIPHDTRRALDVVVALVNTAAEADQPDGLATLGSLRGFVQEYAISDVGELGARDLAGVRTVRAKFAQVFAAPNPRAASVLINELVATAGTTPQLTDHDGYDWHVHYFAPGASVGDHLAADGGMALAFIVVSGEQERLRRCEAPDCRRAFVDLSRNRSRRYCDSRTCGNRLHVAAYRARRKGAGAEAPDSEHEEVVHGGEQQQGADHR; via the coding sequence GTGCAGATCCCCCACGACACCCGTCGCGCGCTGGACGTCGTCGTCGCGCTGGTGAACACCGCGGCCGAGGCCGACCAGCCCGACGGCCTCGCCACCCTGGGCTCGCTGCGCGGCTTCGTCCAGGAGTACGCGATCAGCGACGTCGGCGAGCTCGGCGCCCGGGACCTGGCGGGCGTGCGGACCGTGCGCGCCAAGTTCGCCCAGGTCTTCGCCGCGCCGAACCCGCGCGCGGCGTCCGTGCTGATCAACGAGCTCGTGGCCACGGCCGGCACCACGCCGCAGCTGACCGACCACGACGGCTACGACTGGCACGTGCACTACTTCGCCCCGGGCGCGTCGGTGGGCGACCACCTCGCGGCCGACGGCGGGATGGCCCTGGCCTTCATCGTCGTCTCCGGGGAGCAGGAGCGGCTGCGCCGCTGCGAGGCCCCGGACTGCCGGCGCGCCTTCGTGGACCTCTCCCGCAACCGCTCCCGGCGCTACTGCGACAGCCGGACCTGCGGCAACCGGCTGCACGTGGCGGCCTACCGGGCCCGCCGCAAGGGGGCCGGCGCCGAGGCACCGGACTCAGAGCACGAAGAGGTCGTGCACGGCGGCGAGCAGCAGCAGGGTGCCGATCACCGCTAG
- a CDS encoding SsgA family sporulation/cell division regulator, producing the protein MNTTVSCELHLRLVVSSESSLPVPAGLRYDTADPYAVHATFHTGAEETVEWVFARDLLAEGLHRPTGTGDVRVWPSRSHGQGVVCIALSSPEGEALLEAPARALESFLKRTDAAVPPGTEHRHFDLDKELSHILAES; encoded by the coding sequence ATGAACACCACGGTCAGCTGCGAGCTGCACCTGCGCCTCGTTGTGTCGAGCGAGTCCTCACTGCCTGTTCCCGCGGGCCTGCGGTATGACACGGCCGACCCCTACGCCGTGCACGCCACCTTCCACACCGGCGCCGAGGAGACGGTCGAATGGGTATTCGCCCGCGACCTCCTCGCCGAGGGCCTCCACCGGCCCACCGGTACCGGCGACGTCCGCGTCTGGCCGTCCCGCAGCCACGGTCAGGGCGTCGTCTGCATCGCCCTGAGCTCACCGGAGGGAGAAGCACTGCTCGAAGCACCCGCCCGAGCACTCGAGTCGTTCCTCAAGCGGACGGACGCCGCGGTCCCACCCGGGACCGAACACCGGCACTTCGACCTCGACAAGGAGCTCTCCCACATCCTGGCCGAAAGCTGA
- a CDS encoding TIGR02611 family protein has translation MNTGSDRGAHEPATGESSSGAVEETPHVSKAPAFIKARRSLHLSWQVGVFVVGLAVIGAGIAMLVLPGPGWVAIFAGLAIWATEFAWAHLVLRWTKRKVTEAAQKALDPKVRRRNIILTSAGLVIAAALIAFYLWKYGLVLPWDITDQ, from the coding sequence ATGAATACGGGGAGTGACCGCGGGGCCCACGAGCCCGCAACCGGTGAATCCAGCAGTGGGGCCGTCGAGGAGACGCCGCACGTGTCCAAGGCGCCGGCCTTCATCAAGGCCCGCCGCAGCCTGCACCTGAGCTGGCAGGTCGGCGTCTTCGTCGTCGGCCTCGCCGTCATCGGCGCGGGCATCGCCATGCTCGTGCTGCCCGGACCGGGCTGGGTGGCCATCTTCGCGGGCCTGGCGATCTGGGCGACCGAATTCGCCTGGGCCCACCTCGTCCTGCGCTGGACCAAGCGCAAGGTCACCGAGGCGGCCCAGAAGGCCCTCGATCCCAAGGTGCGCCGCCGCAACATCATCCTGACCAGTGCGGGCCTCGTCATCGCGGCCGCGCTGATCGCCTTCTACCTGTGGAAGTACGGGCTCGTCCTGCCCTGGGACATCACCGACCAGTGA
- a CDS encoding SRPBCC family protein → MDLNRLNRLNRLNPWDRWSRYRFRSVWDLDAPPARVYAELEQPGQYPLWWPQVRRVEPVDDRTGTALVRSVLPYVLRVTATELLRDPVRGVLEVALRGDLDGWARWTVRARGAAGGGRTRALYEQEVEVRRASMRRLALPGRAVFRLNHALMMRAGHRGLQSRLGGSPEAV, encoded by the coding sequence ATGGACCTGAACCGCCTGAACCGCCTGAACCGCCTGAACCCGTGGGACCGTTGGAGCCGCTACCGGTTCCGCAGCGTGTGGGACCTCGACGCGCCGCCCGCCCGCGTCTACGCCGAGCTGGAACAGCCGGGGCAGTACCCGCTGTGGTGGCCGCAGGTGCGCCGGGTCGAGCCCGTCGACGACCGCACCGGGACCGCGCTCGTCCGCTCGGTCCTCCCGTACGTCCTGCGCGTCACCGCCACCGAGCTGCTGCGCGACCCCGTCCGGGGCGTCCTGGAGGTGGCCCTGCGCGGTGACCTCGACGGCTGGGCGCGGTGGACCGTACGGGCGCGCGGCGCGGCCGGCGGCGGGCGGACGCGCGCGCTGTACGAACAGGAGGTCGAGGTGCGGCGGGCCTCGATGCGCCGGCTCGCGCTCCCGGGACGGGCGGTGTTCCGGCTCAACCACGCGCTGATGATGCGCGCCGGACACCGCGGATTGCAGAGCCGGTTGGGCGGCTCGCCGGAAGCGGTTTGA